ATCCCGGCGCGAGACGTGGCGCTCAAGGACAACGACCGTGTCAGCGTGCTGGGCTGGGACTTCGACGTCTATGCGGTTCCCGGACACACCCTGGGGCATATTGCCTATTATCACCACGGCCTGCTGTTCTGCGGCGACACCCTTTTCGCCGCCGGTTGCGGGCGCTTGTTTGAAGGCACGCCCGAGCAGATGCACACCTCGCTGAGCCGCCTCGCTGCGCTGCCGGAAGATACGCTGGTCTATTGCACCCACGAATACACCCTGAGCAATCTGAAATTTGCCGCAGCGGTCGAACCCGGCAATCCTGACACCGCCGCACGTCTGGAAAAAGTTACCGAGCAACGTGCTGCCGGAATCATGACGCTGCCCTCTACTCTGGCGCTTGAAAAACTGACCAACCCCTTTTTGCGTGTCGACGAAACATCCGTTAAAGAAAAAGTGGACGAACGGAATGGAACCCAAAACCGGTCTCCGAGTGCGGTCTTTGCTGCTCTTCGGGCTTGGAAAGATAAGTTCTAAGTCGCCGCCCCGTTGGTACAAAAATTCTGAATGGTTGACCGCAGAGGGTGCGCTTTCTAGAATCGCCCGACATTTTTGCCCGGAACTTACTTCCAGCCAATGTCGTCATCTATTCGTAAAGCCATCAATTCAGACGCATTGACCCGCTTGGCTCAAGCCATAGCGGTGGCTGTGTCCGCCACTCTGGCGGGCTGTTCCAGCCATGTGCCGCAGACCGAAGCGACACACACTCCGAACATCGCCGCTCGCGCCAAGCAGAAACCTATCTGGCTCAGCGAAAAGCCGACTCCGCAAATTCCACAGGATGTCTGGGAGCGCATGCGCCAGGGCTTCCAGTTGCAGGACAACCTGGGCGTCAACCCGCGCATCGAGCAACAGCGCCTGTGGTTCGCCAGCAACCCGTCCTTCCTTGAAAACGCCGGTGAACGCGGCAGCCTCTACATTCACTACATCGTCGAACGCCTTGAAGAACGCAACATGCCGCTGGAACTGGCGCTGCTGCCAGTGATTGAAAGCGCCTACAACCCGATGGCCTACTCCCGGGCCAATGCGGTGGGCCTTTGGCAATTCATTCCTTCCACCGGCCGTTACTTCAACCTGCGTCAGACCCGCTTCTATGATGGTCGTCGCGACATCACCGCCTCGACCACTGCGGCCATGGATTACCTGACCCGCCTGCACGACATGTTCAACGGTGACTGGTTGCTGGCTCTGGCGGCCTACAACGCCGGTGAAGGTACGGTCAGCCGTGCCATCGAGCGCAACGAGAAGCTGGGCCTGCCGACCGATTACTGGAACCTGCCGCTGCCAGCCGAAACCCAGGCTTACGTGCCCAAGCTGCTGGCCTTGTCCCAGGTTGTGCTGGCACCCGAAGCCTACGGCGTGAACCTCAACCCGATCGCCAACGAACCTTATTTCCAGGTCGTCGAAATCAACCAGCGCATGGACCTGTCCAAGGTTGCCGCGGTGGCCAACATCGACGAAGACGAGTTGTTCCAGCTCAACCCGGCCTTCAAACAGCGCACCACCATCGACGGCCCCCAGCATTTGCTCGTGCCAACGTCCAAGGCGCAGTTGCTGACCGCCAGCCTCTCGACCATGCGTCCTGAAGAGTTGATCAGCAAGAAGTCGCTCAAGCCGGTCTTCGAAGGCGCCGATGAATCCGAAGTCGCCAGCCTGAAACGTGCCTACCGCGTCAAACGCGGCGACAACCTGGCCGCCATCGCCAAGGCGAACAAGGTCGCCGTCAAGGACCTGCAGCGCTGGAACAAGATGACCGGCAAGAACCTCAAGGTCGGCCAGACCCTGGTGATGCAGGACACTGCCAAACGTAGCGGCGGTCGCGTCAACACCGTTGTGGCGGCGAACAGCAAGACCAACAGCAAAGCCGACAAACAGAAGCCGCAGACCCAATACAAGGTCAAGCAAGGCGATTCGCTATACATGGTCGCCAAACGCTTCAACGTTGAAATGCAGCACCTCAAGCGCTGGAATCCGCGTGTTGGCCAGGCGCTCAAGCCTGGGCAGATGTTGACGGTGTCTTCGCCGCGCTAAAAACGAGCCCCTGAATCCAGGGGCTTTTTTTCGCCTGCAATTTGAGCTCTGCTGGAATCGGGGGATGCATGGGAACTGTGGCGAGGGAGCTTGCTCCCGCTCGGCTGCGAAGCAGTCGTAAACCCTGAACATGCGGTGTGTCAGGAATTATAAAAATTTTCAGGTTTTGGGGCCGCTTCGCAGCCCAGCGGGAGCAAGCTCCCTCGCCACAGGCACAGCACCTGCCGCATCGTCACCTCGGCAATTAACAGCGCATTAACCCCCTGTCTTTTTCCTGTCGATACAAGCTGTTACTGTACGGCCCACAAAGCCCAAGCCGCCTGGATCGGATCTCTGACTTGAAGCGTCCCCTCCTCCTCTTCCTGATCAGCCTGGCCTTGAGCTCCACCGCAAGCGCGACGATCAGCGAAAGCCATGGTTATGCGCAGTTCGGCACGCTCAAGTACCCGGCCAGATTTACCCACTTCGACTGGGTCAACCCGCAAGCGCCCAAGGGCGGTACGTTGCGGGTGATGGCGTTTGGCACCTTCGATACGCTCAACCCCTACACATTCAAGGGCTCAAGCCCGGTTTCCACCGCCAATTTCCTGCAATACGGCATCAACGAGCTCAACGAACCGCTGATGGTCGGCACCGGTCAATACGCGCCGTCCGGCGATGAGCCGACCTCCAGTTATGGCCTGATCGCGCAATCGGTGGAGTACAGCGAGGACCGCAGTTGGGTGGTGTTCAACCTGCGCCCCGAAGCGCGCTTTCACGACGGCACGCCGATTACCGCCTACGACGTGGCGTTTTCCTACCGCTTGCTGCTCAAGGAAGGTCACCCGCAGTACCGCACCAGCCTTCAGGAAGTGTTGCGGGTCGACATCCTCAACCCGCAGCGCATTCGATTCGTCTTCAAGCGTGCCGGCAATCCGTTGCAGATCCTGCGCCTGGGCGAATTGCCGGTGCTGCCGCAGCATTACTGGAAAGATCGCGACTTCAAGGCTACAACCTTCGAACCGCCGCTGGGCAGCGGGCCTTATCGCATCACCTCGGTGACGCCAGGACGCCAGATCATTTTCGAGCGGGTCAAGGATTACTGGGGCAAGGACCTTCCGGTCAATCGTGGCAAGTACAACGTCGACCGCATGGAAGTCGAGTTCTACCGCGACAGCGATGTGGCGTTCGAAGCCTTCAAGGCCGGCGAATTCGACATTTACATCGAGCACCAGGCGAAGAACTGGGAAAACGGTTACAACTTCCCGGCCGTCCGCCGTGGAGACGTGATCAAGGCGCAGATCCCGCACCAGATCCCGACCCAGACCCAGGGCCTGTTCATGAACAGCCGGCGCCCGGTCTTCTCCGAGACCAAAGTCCGTGAAGCCATGGGGCTGATGTTCGACTTCGAGTGGACCAACCGCACCCTGTTCAGCGGCGCCTACAAGCGCGCCATGAGTTACTACCCCAACAGCGAATTCTCCGCCACGGGCCTGCCGGTCGGTCATGAATGGCTGTTGCTCAAGCCCTATCGAGAGCAATTGCCCGCCAAGCTCCTCACCGAGCCGTTCAGCCTGCCAAAGACCGACGGACGCGGCATCCCTCGGGAAACCATGCGCAAGGCCCTGGCGCTGCTCGCCGAGGCCGGGTGGAAGCTCAATGGACAACGGATCGAGAACGCCAAAGGCCAACCGCTCAAGCTCGAGATCCTGCTGGTCAACCCGAACCTGGAGCGCATCCTTCAGCCTTACGTCGAGAACCTCGCCAACATTGGCATCGATGCGCGGCTGCGCACAGTGGATCGCGCGCAGTACAAACAACGCCTCGATCAGTTCGATTTCGACATGATCCTGATGACGCTCAACCAGACCCTCAGCCCGGGCCTGGAGCAATGGCAGTATTTCCATTCCGGCCAGGTCGGGGTCAAGGGCAGTAAAAACTACGCCGGCATCGCCAACCCGGTGGTCGATCACCTGCTCGAACAATTGCTCGCCGCGCAAACCCGCGACGAACAAGTGGCCGCCGGCAAAGCCCTGGACCGGGTCTTGTTGTGGCAGCACTACATGATTCCCAACTGGTACCTCAATTATCACCGCCTGGCCTACCGCAACCGGTTCGCCTTCGTCACCACGCCGCCCTATACCCTGGGCCTCTCCGCGTGGTGGCTGAAATCTTCGGAGAAAGATCGATGAAGCCCCTATGCGCACTGCTGATGCAGGCCAGCGGTCTGCTGTTCGCCGGGCTGGCCTGCGCCGCCCCGCAACACGCCGTGACCCTGTACAACGAGCCGCCGAAATATCCGGCCGACTTCAAGCATTTCGACTACGTGAACCCCGACGCCCCCAAAGGCGGAATCTTTCGCCAGGCCGGGTTCGGCGGCTTCGACAGCCTCAACCCGTTCATCAGCAAAGGCGTACCGGCCGACGACATCGGCATGATCTACGACACCTTGGCCAAACAGGGACTGGACGAACCGTTCACTGAATACGGGCTGGTCGCCGGCAAGATCGAGAAAGCCCCGGACAACAGCTGGGTGCGCTTCTACCTGCGTCCTGAAGCGCGCTTCCACGACGGCCATCCGATGCGCGCCGAAGACGTGGTGTTCAGTTTCCAGATGCTGACCAAAGAAGGCGCCCCGCTCTATCGCGGTTACTACAGCGATGTCGAGGAAGCGGTCGCCGAAGACCCGCTCACCGTGCTGTTCAAGTTCAAGCACAACAACAACCGCGAACTGCCGCTGATCCTCGGCCAGTTGCCGGTGTTGCCCAAACACTGGTGGGCCAATCGCGATTTCAACAAAGGTAACCTCGAAATACCGTT
This region of Pseudomonas mandelii genomic DNA includes:
- the gloB gene encoding hydroxyacylglutathione hydrolase, translated to MIQISALPAFTDNYIWLLQDHNTQRCAVVDPGDAAPVQAWLAAHKGWVLSDILITHHHHDHVGGVEQLKKATDAKVYGPASETIPARDVALKDNDRVSVLGWDFDVYAVPGHTLGHIAYYHHGLLFCGDTLFAAGCGRLFEGTPEQMHTSLSRLAALPEDTLVYCTHEYTLSNLKFAAAVEPGNPDTAARLEKVTEQRAAGIMTLPSTLALEKLTNPFLRVDETSVKEKVDERNGTQNRSPSAVFAALRAWKDKF
- a CDS encoding transglycosylase SLT domain-containing protein; the encoded protein is MSSSIRKAINSDALTRLAQAIAVAVSATLAGCSSHVPQTEATHTPNIAARAKQKPIWLSEKPTPQIPQDVWERMRQGFQLQDNLGVNPRIEQQRLWFASNPSFLENAGERGSLYIHYIVERLEERNMPLELALLPVIESAYNPMAYSRANAVGLWQFIPSTGRYFNLRQTRFYDGRRDITASTTAAMDYLTRLHDMFNGDWLLALAAYNAGEGTVSRAIERNEKLGLPTDYWNLPLPAETQAYVPKLLALSQVVLAPEAYGVNLNPIANEPYFQVVEINQRMDLSKVAAVANIDEDELFQLNPAFKQRTTIDGPQHLLVPTSKAQLLTASLSTMRPEELISKKSLKPVFEGADESEVASLKRAYRVKRGDNLAAIAKANKVAVKDLQRWNKMTGKNLKVGQTLVMQDTAKRSGGRVNTVVAANSKTNSKADKQKPQTQYKVKQGDSLYMVAKRFNVEMQHLKRWNPRVGQALKPGQMLTVSSPR
- a CDS encoding extracellular solute-binding protein, with translation MISLALSSTASATISESHGYAQFGTLKYPARFTHFDWVNPQAPKGGTLRVMAFGTFDTLNPYTFKGSSPVSTANFLQYGINELNEPLMVGTGQYAPSGDEPTSSYGLIAQSVEYSEDRSWVVFNLRPEARFHDGTPITAYDVAFSYRLLLKEGHPQYRTSLQEVLRVDILNPQRIRFVFKRAGNPLQILRLGELPVLPQHYWKDRDFKATTFEPPLGSGPYRITSVTPGRQIIFERVKDYWGKDLPVNRGKYNVDRMEVEFYRDSDVAFEAFKAGEFDIYIEHQAKNWENGYNFPAVRRGDVIKAQIPHQIPTQTQGLFMNSRRPVFSETKVREAMGLMFDFEWTNRTLFSGAYKRAMSYYPNSEFSATGLPVGHEWLLLKPYREQLPAKLLTEPFSLPKTDGRGIPRETMRKALALLAEAGWKLNGQRIENAKGQPLKLEILLVNPNLERILQPYVENLANIGIDARLRTVDRAQYKQRLDQFDFDMILMTLNQTLSPGLEQWQYFHSGQVGVKGSKNYAGIANPVVDHLLEQLLAAQTRDEQVAAGKALDRVLLWQHYMIPNWYLNYHRLAYRNRFAFVTTPPYTLGLSAWWLKSSEKDR